A genome region from Arachis duranensis cultivar V14167 chromosome 6, aradu.V14167.gnm2.J7QH, whole genome shotgun sequence includes the following:
- the LOC107492170 gene encoding calmodulin-binding protein 60 B-like has product MELAFSRMLSLLITLAGVRVLHSNSSPVADIKEGRSEPIRVKDKRGVANQKPDCPSLDDKISCLHKISKNGRICRQLSDDGIKTVKDLLRRHTTDQASLRQKNGNIPGKCWEKIIEHAKSCEIDNNERYIYQYFTGTPEQPKAISLLLNCIYEPVALAYDGQNFNSLESLDVESKRCVETIKQDAYKNLNDLKPFEASSECGVVGEGQGHMVQPWAMTASYIGGGEQVGCSSQQPLYEAKWEGYMSPLQVDQFLNYPLNFGGDYGAKSSDYLFTSSFDMYLSNKNGGNTQWAKLRNALKWTILYAANRKAKLLSHYHY; this is encoded by the exons CTTTTTCAAGAATGTTGAGTTTACTGATAACTCTTGCTGGAGTTAGAGTACTGCATTCGAATTCTTCCCCTGTAGCAGACatcaaagaaggaagaagtgagCCTATAAGGGTGAAGGATAAGCGAGGAGTCG CAAATCAGAAACCGGATTGTCCTTCATTAGATGACAAGATTAGTTGTCTGCATAAGATCTCCAAAAATGGTCGAATCTGCAGGCAGTTGTCAGACGACGGAATTAAAACTGTCAAGGATCTGTTGCGCCGGCACACAACTGACCAAGCTTCACTAAGACAG AAAAATGGCAACATTCCGGGAAAGTGTTGGGAGAAGATTATTGAGCATGCCAAGTCTTGTGAGATAGATAATAATGAGCGCTACATCTACCAGTATTTCACAGGAACACCAGAGCAACCAAAAGCAATATCCCTGCTCTTAAATTGCATCTACGAGCCTGTGGCTCTTGCATATGATGGCCAAAATTTTAACAGTCTAGAGTCTTTGGATGTGGAAAGCAAG CGTTGCGTGGAAACAATAAAGCAGGATGCGTACAAGAACCTGAATGATTTGAAACCATTTGAAGCAAGTTCAGAATGTGGTGTTGTAGGGGAAGGGCAAGGACATATGGTTCAACCGTGGGCAATGACAGCATCGTATATTGGTGGAGGCGAGCAAGTAGGGTGTTCCAGTCAACAACCGCTATATGAGGCCAAATGGGAAGGATACATGAGTCCATTACAGGTTGATCAGTTTCTAAATTACCCCTTGAACTTTGGAGGTGATTATGGGGCAAAATCATCCGACTATTTATTCACTAGCAGCTTTGATATGTATTTGTCAAACAAAAATGGGGGCAACACTCAGTGGGCTAAACTCCGAAATGCTCTTAAATGGACCATACTCTATGCCGCTAATAGGAAGGCCAAGCTTCTTTCCCACTATCACTATTGA